In Candidatus Zixiibacteriota bacterium, a genomic segment contains:
- a CDS encoding sigma 54-interacting transcriptional regulator — translation MDNTSQHTARLSPRLLEIEGLFKQRKIRQGLSALDKLDQVEYSPEGLDLGLYSLLLAERGYYDNDYKMMLDNCRVALDELGTTSLNYRIGRLQYLVYLAYSSLGDLKAAEQAARDSLASYRRVKDDAGIIDAYNALGKIYFIRSDYGTAAEYVNEAIQYSAQDSKKTVQLLGNLGRIYLLTGDLDKAQENLEKALNLGKELELASSIVLNQLSLGYLYIRRRHFYQAGIELTAADNLIREFGFKRERVISLEYQGELCYEKQDFVAAKNHLEEAISLANELAPQSTLMSQCLRRFAETELELGHDDVAMRHVQKALNLAKEIGEKSEIGMSHRVISAIFLSRGESADARRHGSMSIDILREIGDSFELGRSIIQYGAIPPAGVSISDRKAIPLLREAEKIFTVLGDDYYVSRCRFELGRLCYHLGKNGEALEYLKLSYEGFRSIGDKAGAKTVSDFLDSLSRNAVIRALSNKNEFKLFSNLVSGSEIENIKSGRLENLLEILCRKIQADRGLIIDLSENGHPEINALYGFEEPDFETAISGFSELIEEGIISDRPILVLDGSNGAEFMDLVPTPENDIACLIVLPLTLATEVIGYIYLDRISQSPGKGINPFSQNDIDFSVGFADLVAFKTADLQKEKLLEDNLRLKAQLLETCAFPNIITQSRAFMEILARVRQVANSNMAISITGATGTGKDLLAKAIHYNSARRDKRFISVNCAALPESLLESELFGYKRGAFTGADRDKPGLFEEADGGTFFLDEIADMPLSLQAKVLRLLENMEITRLGDTHPRKVDVRVISATNKDLKKEMEQKRFRSDLYYRLCALHFSIPPLRERKEDIPLLVEHFLDGSNCQVMPDAMKYLIDYDWPGNIRELENEIKKTVLLANNEGPITSALLSRRILGEDQNNVMRIPNEEAYFTEGSFSLYDYIAEFEKRFIVKALKEQRGVKKRAADSLKIPESTLRLKLKQYDIDPKRLDIN, via the coding sequence ATGGACAATACCTCACAACATACGGCAAGACTAAGCCCAAGGCTGTTGGAAATAGAAGGTCTATTCAAGCAGCGGAAAATCAGGCAGGGATTGTCGGCGTTGGATAAGCTGGATCAGGTTGAGTATTCGCCTGAGGGCTTAGATTTGGGGCTATATTCTTTGCTATTGGCCGAGCGAGGTTATTATGACAATGATTATAAGATGATGCTTGATAATTGTCGCGTGGCTTTGGATGAGTTAGGTACAACCAGTCTCAATTACCGGATTGGCAGACTTCAGTATTTGGTTTATCTGGCTTATTCATCTCTTGGTGATTTGAAAGCCGCTGAGCAAGCGGCGCGCGATTCGTTGGCATCGTATCGCCGGGTAAAAGACGACGCCGGTATTATTGACGCCTATAATGCTCTGGGCAAAATATATTTTATCCGATCTGATTATGGCACTGCCGCAGAATATGTCAACGAAGCCATCCAATACTCGGCGCAAGATTCTAAGAAAACGGTTCAGTTGTTGGGAAACCTCGGTCGAATTTATCTTTTAACGGGCGATTTGGATAAGGCTCAGGAAAATCTTGAAAAAGCCCTGAATTTGGGCAAAGAATTGGAACTGGCTTCTTCAATCGTCCTAAATCAGCTTTCTCTTGGTTATCTGTATATTCGGCGGCGGCATTTTTATCAGGCCGGAATTGAGTTGACCGCCGCGGATAATTTAATTCGCGAGTTTGGTTTTAAGCGAGAGAGAGTGATATCTCTCGAGTACCAGGGCGAGTTATGTTACGAGAAGCAGGATTTTGTGGCGGCCAAGAATCATTTGGAAGAAGCGATTTCGTTGGCCAATGAACTGGCTCCTCAATCTACGCTTATGAGTCAATGTTTGCGACGCTTTGCGGAAACTGAATTGGAACTGGGGCATGATGATGTGGCGATGCGTCATGTACAAAAGGCGTTAAACCTGGCGAAAGAAATAGGCGAGAAATCAGAGATTGGTATGTCGCATCGGGTAATATCGGCCATATTTTTATCACGCGGAGAAAGCGCGGACGCCCGGCGTCATGGTTCGATGAGTATCGATATTTTACGCGAGATCGGAGATAGTTTTGAATTAGGTCGTTCAATAATTCAATACGGCGCTATTCCACCGGCTGGAGTAAGTATCAGCGACCGCAAGGCTATTCCGTTATTACGTGAAGCGGAAAAGATATTCACGGTTCTCGGCGATGATTATTATGTATCTCGGTGTCGCTTTGAGCTGGGCAGATTATGCTATCATTTGGGGAAAAATGGCGAGGCGCTTGAATACCTAAAATTATCTTATGAGGGGTTCCGCAGTATCGGCGATAAGGCCGGGGCAAAAACTGTAAGCGATTTTCTGGATTCGTTGTCTCGGAACGCCGTTATAAGGGCGCTTTCAAACAAGAATGAATTTAAATTATTTAGCAATCTTGTTTCCGGCTCAGAAATTGAGAATATAAAAAGCGGCCGGTTAGAAAATCTGCTTGAAATTCTATGTCGGAAAATTCAAGCCGACCGCGGATTGATTATTGATTTATCTGAAAACGGCCATCCCGAGATAAACGCCTTATACGGATTCGAGGAACCGGACTTCGAAACGGCGATATCCGGATTTTCAGAACTTATAGAAGAAGGAATCATTTCTGATAGGCCAATATTGGTATTGGATGGCTCAAATGGAGCCGAGTTTATGGATTTGGTTCCGACGCCGGAAAATGATATAGCCTGTTTGATAGTTTTACCCCTGACTCTTGCCACAGAAGTAATTGGATATATTTATCTTGACCGCATAAGCCAATCGCCTGGAAAAGGGATAAATCCGTTTAGTCAAAATGATATTGATTTTTCGGTAGGGTTTGCCGATTTAGTCGCGTTTAAGACGGCAGATTTGCAGAAGGAAAAACTATTGGAAGATAATTTGCGATTGAAGGCTCAGTTATTGGAAACCTGTGCTTTCCCTAATATTATCACCCAATCGCGGGCGTTTATGGAGATATTGGCGCGCGTTCGTCAAGTGGCAAATTCCAATATGGCCATTTCCATTACGGGCGCGACCGGAACGGGTAAGGATTTATTGGCCAAGGCCATTCATTATAATTCAGCTCGACGCGATAAGAGATTTATTTCCGTTAATTGCGCGGCGTTACCGGAATCTCTTTTGGAGTCAGAGTTGTTCGGCTACAAGAGGGGAGCTTTCACCGGGGCTGATCGTGATAAACCCGGTTTATTCGAAGAGGCTGACGGCGGGACTTTTTTCCTTGATGAAATTGCCGATATGCCTTTATCGCTTCAAGCCAAGGTGCTGCGCCTTTTGGAGAATATGGAAATTACTCGTCTGGGAGATACACATCCACGGAAGGTGGATGTACGTGTGATTTCGGCGACGAATAAGGATTTGAAAAAGGAAATGGAGCAAAAACGTTTCCGAAGCGATTTGTATTATCGTTTATGCGCTTTGCATTTCTCTATTCCGCCTTTGCGGGAACGTAAAGAGGATATTCCACTATTGGTAGAGCATTTCCTTGACGGTAGTAATTGCCAGGTTATGCCGGATGCGATGAAATATTTAATTGATTATGATTGGCCGGGGAATATTCGGGAACTTGAAAATGAAATCAAGAAAACGGTATTGTTGGCTAACAATGAAGGACCAATAACCTCCGCTCTGTTATCGCGGAGAATTCTTGGTGAGGATCAGAATAATGTGATGAGAATTCCTAACGAGGAAGCGTATTTTACCGAGGGCAGCTTTTCTCTTTATGACTATATCGCTGAATTTGAGAAGCGATTTATTGTTAAGGCTTTAAAAGAACAGCGTGGGGTCAAAAAGCGGGCGGCTGACTCTCTGAAAATACCGGAGTCAACCCTGCGCTTAAAGCTGAAACAATACGATATCGACCCGAAAAGGCTTGATATAAATTGA
- a CDS encoding M28 family peptidase, with product MRNLYWVLLILIFAFSLSHGNDLYRIRLSEHADAEYLNSSETLPIAVLSQGYLIIADKSQAALIESQGIEIFLIESDVVIDKLVFDMRHDEQSEGLDDVVFEEEGIRILRLDLSEKSLPGNEFDFMPVFQIHANFQYFEVVDLNIDKLLLPPGLDDLIDSVSRSNLFSNTRNLQNLGDRVAGSAVGEEAQNWIYNRLSSFGYDSLYLDEFTVYIQGANRDCRNVIAVKPGLVTPEAKIVIGAHFDAVPGSPGADDNGSGTSAVIELARVFKNIETNLTFVFALFDAEEYGLHGSRHYANNAYSNGETIIFMINLDMVGAEDNDEDMVRIYHGDDLKYINILQQLADSLLNFDASKAGTSSRSDHYSFQSLGYDVSFFQEWVFSDVYHTSGDNTNRMDFGYMTDVVKIAMATAYSVDWLASPNRSVSVTYPNGLPLSFAADELSSFEVRVEGIHGGSVVPGTAEFNCSIDGGDYVTVPLTEKSAGLYEVEMEGYPAGTPISYYVNAQEASTGLISGEVESKANAGSYLYFESLVFEDDFSLDEGWTVEGDAVVGQWERGIPSGDGINGDPVEDFDGNGWCYLTGNSSGDSNVDGGKTSLISPVFDLSGGYGEVRYSVWFSNSLDREDLFHVYVSGDEGQTWVKTGTLGPFSDDAAGGWQSRSFIVNKYIDFSSTVRVKFEVSDYGKESMVEAGLDGIKVLLHSSESFEIPEQTFLEWTKKQPFSAILKATGGVGVRRWSEINGSFSLVGLTLNPDGTVEGSPTRTGQLSLLAEAYDEVLNTAQRTLSFMVNEPVALHTFSLPGGMIRESYSQQLDADGGTGELIWIDKYGDLEETGLSLSSTGLVSGVVEDPRLIGFTVYISDITGSDQEWTYEMNFEYIDGDANGDNTVNVGDAVFIINHVFKQGPSPYPYLAADTNCDGDVNVGDAVYLVNHIFKGWPAPGC from the coding sequence GTGAGGAATTTATATTGGGTATTATTGATACTGATTTTTGCGTTTTCGTTATCTCATGGAAACGATTTATATAGAATTAGATTGTCAGAACATGCAGATGCCGAATACTTGAATTCATCGGAAACTTTACCAATTGCCGTACTGTCCCAGGGCTATTTAATTATCGCTGATAAATCGCAGGCGGCTTTAATAGAATCTCAGGGTATAGAAATATTTTTAATTGAAAGTGATGTTGTAATCGACAAGCTGGTTTTTGACATGCGGCATGATGAACAGAGCGAAGGCTTAGATGATGTAGTGTTTGAGGAAGAGGGGATTCGGATATTACGTCTGGATTTGAGCGAGAAATCGCTACCGGGTAATGAGTTTGATTTTATGCCGGTGTTTCAAATACATGCTAATTTTCAATATTTTGAAGTGGTAGACTTAAATATCGATAAATTATTGTTACCTCCGGGATTGGACGATTTGATTGATTCGGTAAGTAGGTCCAATCTTTTCTCAAATACAAGAAATCTTCAAAACCTGGGAGACAGGGTAGCAGGTTCGGCCGTTGGTGAAGAAGCCCAGAATTGGATTTATAATAGACTAAGTTCTTTTGGGTATGATTCGTTATATCTGGATGAATTTACGGTTTATATCCAGGGAGCAAATAGAGATTGTCGGAATGTAATAGCGGTTAAACCGGGGCTGGTAACTCCGGAGGCGAAAATTGTAATCGGGGCGCATTTCGATGCCGTTCCCGGTTCGCCGGGAGCCGATGATAATGGTTCGGGAACGTCAGCGGTCATAGAGCTGGCAAGAGTATTCAAGAATATCGAGACGAATCTAACGTTTGTTTTTGCTCTTTTTGATGCCGAGGAATATGGATTACATGGCTCCCGTCATTACGCGAATAATGCTTATTCCAATGGCGAAACAATTATATTTATGATTAATCTGGATATGGTTGGCGCCGAGGATAATGATGAAGACATGGTTAGAATTTATCATGGGGATGATTTAAAATATATCAATATTCTCCAGCAATTAGCGGATTCATTATTGAATTTTGACGCTTCCAAGGCGGGTACTTCATCTCGCTCCGATCATTATAGTTTTCAATCTTTGGGTTATGACGTTTCGTTTTTTCAAGAATGGGTATTTTCAGATGTATATCATACTTCAGGTGATAATACCAACCGTATGGATTTTGGTTATATGACGGATGTAGTAAAGATAGCAATGGCGACGGCCTATTCGGTAGATTGGTTGGCGTCACCGAATCGTTCGGTGTCGGTAACATATCCTAACGGTTTGCCATTGTCTTTTGCGGCGGATGAATTATCATCGTTTGAGGTTCGTGTTGAAGGGATTCACGGCGGTTCGGTTGTGCCGGGAACAGCCGAATTTAATTGCTCGATCGATGGCGGAGATTACGTTACGGTTCCGTTGACTGAGAAGAGCGCAGGTCTTTATGAAGTTGAGATGGAGGGTTATCCGGCGGGAACTCCAATATCCTATTATGTCAACGCACAGGAAGCGTCGACGGGTTTGATTTCAGGCGAAGTAGAGTCGAAGGCTAACGCAGGATCATACTTATATTTTGAGTCATTAGTATTTGAGGATGATTTTTCATTGGACGAGGGTTGGACGGTCGAGGGTGATGCGGTTGTCGGTCAATGGGAACGCGGGATACCTTCGGGAGATGGTATTAATGGCGACCCCGTGGAAGATTTCGACGGTAACGGCTGGTGTTATTTGACGGGTAATTCATCAGGGGATTCTAATGTAGATGGCGGTAAGACTTCACTTATTTCACCTGTATTTGATTTATCGGGCGGTTATGGCGAGGTTCGTTATTCGGTGTGGTTTAGCAATAGCCTCGATCGCGAGGATTTATTTCATGTATACGTGAGCGGAGATGAAGGTCAAACATGGGTCAAGACAGGAACTCTGGGTCCTTTTTCGGATGACGCTGCCGGAGGTTGGCAGAGTCGTTCGTTTATCGTCAATAAGTATATTGATTTCAGTTCGACCGTGCGGGTGAAATTTGAAGTATCTGATTACGGCAAAGAATCAATGGTAGAGGCGGGATTGGATGGAATTAAGGTATTGCTTCACAGTTCTGAGTCGTTTGAGATTCCGGAACAGACATTTTTGGAGTGGACGAAGAAGCAGCCTTTTTCGGCGATCTTAAAGGCAACCGGGGGAGTTGGCGTTCGGAGGTGGAGTGAAATTAATGGCAGTTTTAGTCTGGTTGGTTTGACGTTAAACCCGGATGGAACGGTAGAAGGTTCTCCGACGAGGACCGGTCAGTTGAGTTTGTTGGCTGAGGCTTACGACGAGGTGCTTAATACGGCTCAGCGGACATTGTCGTTCATGGTCAATGAGCCGGTGGCGTTGCATACGTTCAGTTTGCCAGGTGGTATGATTCGTGAGAGTTATTCTCAGCAATTGGATGCTGATGGCGGTACGGGTGAGTTAATATGGATTGATAAGTATGGAGATTTGGAGGAGACGGGATTGAGTTTATCATCGACAGGATTGGTCTCGGGGGTGGTAGAGGATCCCAGGTTGATTGGTTTCACGGTTTACATATCGGATATAACAGGTAGTGATCAGGAATGGACGTATGAGATGAATTTTGAATATATCGATGGTGACGCCAACGGAGATAATACGGTAAATGTGGGGGATGCGGTATTTATCATCAATCATGTTTTCAAGCAGGGTCCGTCTCCTTATCCTTACCTTGCGGCGGATACGAATTGTGATGGAGATGTAAACGTCGGTGACGCTGTTTATTTGGTGAATCATATCTTCAAGGGTTGGCCGGCACCGGGTTGTTGA
- a CDS encoding M28 family peptidase: MKNTLLLVLIVLILRSLSISADLYRIKLSSHADAEYLNSTGVEPVAMLFRGYLVMADKSQAYEMESRGIELRLIEAGVDKSFLGIDMRRDRKNVDRFDLIYEEGAFRLFRLEPMEKSRILTGTEIMPVADRNIIFTYVESVEYDESSYVLPGGLEELIGQISIDSLVAFSEHLESYMGRVTGTIVNFQVQEWLSNKFIEMGYTDVYYDRFTFNFDGSTKNCRNVIAVKEGTKYPDHQIIIGAHYDTYSGWVFDTGVSPGADDNGSGMAAVLEIARVLKDIETDVTILFILFDGEEFLCKGSGHYANEAYARGDDIIFMLNLDMIGARRNGSSVYINHGNDMKYAYLCELLGDTLLNINGHFITEYASDQRKFWEVGYNALMIHEYEFSEVWHTVDDLVQFLTYDYMTSMTKLALATVYSIDNIASPNPSLLISYPLGLPSSLPAGETSFLEVQLEGLYGGEVMPGTINWHYSISGENYVTVPMTEKSSGIYEVEIPGMLSGTQISYYADAEEINTGVVSGGNIASADNAYYLYPEQSLFEDGFAQDFGWQVEGNASEGIWERGIPEGDGLNGDPLEDFDGDGWCYLTGNNIGNSERVNGVTSLISPMFDLSDKYGEVRYAIWFENGPYREDIMSVYLSGNGGIDWIKVDSIGPVSGCGGSWQTRSFLMNFHIGNSSQVRVKFVVSDYNQSGIEAGLDAFRVLLHSSDPLEIPDQAFSEWTKGEPYTAQVYAIGGLGDIAFNDIDDSFSLAGLVLHSDGLIEGQLTKSGQLNLLVEALNEVGNSAMGMISFLVNEPVALHTFSLPGGMIRESYSQQLNADGGTGELIWIDKYGDLEGTGLSLSSTGLVSGVVEDPRLIGFTVYISDITGSDQEWTYEMNFEYIDGDANGDNVVNVGDAVFIINHVFKHGPSPYPYLAADTNCDGDVNIGDAVYLVNHIFKDWPAPGC, translated from the coding sequence ATGAAGAATACATTACTATTGGTTTTGATAGTACTAATTCTCAGATCATTATCTATTAGCGCTGATTTATATAGGATTAAATTATCGAGTCATGCCGACGCGGAGTATTTGAATTCGACAGGTGTAGAGCCGGTGGCGATGCTGTTTCGTGGATATTTAGTAATGGCGGATAAATCTCAAGCGTATGAGATGGAATCCCGCGGGATTGAGTTAAGGTTAATAGAAGCGGGCGTAGACAAATCGTTCCTTGGTATTGATATGCGTCGCGATCGTAAGAATGTAGACAGGTTTGATTTGATATATGAAGAGGGGGCATTTCGTTTATTTCGCCTTGAACCAATGGAGAAGTCCAGGATACTGACTGGTACTGAGATCATGCCGGTAGCAGATAGGAATATTATCTTTACTTATGTTGAGAGTGTTGAGTATGACGAAAGTTCGTATGTGCTGCCTGGCGGATTGGAAGAATTGATAGGGCAAATAAGCATAGATTCTCTAGTTGCTTTTTCCGAACATCTGGAATCTTATATGGGACGCGTTACGGGTACCATTGTCAATTTCCAGGTTCAGGAATGGCTTTCAAACAAATTTATAGAGATGGGTTATACGGATGTATATTACGACCGGTTTACATTTAATTTTGATGGCTCAACGAAGAATTGCCGCAATGTTATTGCGGTCAAGGAAGGGACAAAGTATCCGGATCATCAAATAATCATTGGGGCTCATTATGATACATATAGCGGATGGGTTTTTGATACGGGAGTTTCTCCCGGGGCAGATGATAATGGTTCAGGAATGGCCGCTGTTTTGGAAATTGCAAGAGTTCTAAAAGATATTGAAACAGATGTGACTATCCTCTTTATTTTATTTGATGGCGAGGAATTTCTTTGTAAGGGATCTGGCCATTACGCAAATGAGGCTTATGCACGAGGTGATGATATTATCTTTATGTTGAATTTGGATATGATAGGAGCCCGGCGTAATGGAAGCTCGGTCTATATTAACCATGGCAATGATATGAAATACGCCTATTTATGCGAGTTACTGGGAGATACATTACTAAATATTAATGGACATTTTATTACTGAATACGCCTCGGATCAAAGAAAATTCTGGGAAGTTGGCTACAATGCTCTCATGATTCATGAGTATGAATTTTCTGAAGTTTGGCATACTGTTGATGACCTTGTGCAATTCTTAACGTATGACTATATGACATCTATGACCAAATTGGCATTGGCGACCGTTTATTCAATTGATAATATTGCCTCACCCAATCCCTCGCTTCTGATAAGTTACCCGTTGGGATTGCCTTCTTCATTGCCTGCGGGCGAAACATCGTTTTTAGAGGTTCAATTGGAGGGTTTGTATGGCGGTGAGGTTATGCCGGGGACTATCAACTGGCATTATTCAATTTCCGGTGAGAATTACGTTACGGTACCGATGACAGAGAAGAGTTCAGGAATTTATGAAGTCGAAATTCCAGGAATGCTATCCGGTACACAAATATCCTATTATGCCGATGCTGAAGAGATCAACACAGGTGTTGTTTCAGGGGGAAATATAGCATCGGCTGACAATGCATATTATTTATATCCTGAACAATCTTTGTTTGAGGACGGTTTTGCCCAGGATTTTGGCTGGCAGGTAGAGGGTAATGCTTCTGAGGGGATCTGGGAGCGTGGCATACCTGAAGGCGACGGATTAAATGGTGATCCATTGGAAGATTTTGACGGCGATGGTTGGTGTTATTTAACCGGTAATAATATCGGAAATTCTGAGAGAGTAAATGGAGTGACATCTCTAATTTCTCCTATGTTTGATTTATCGGATAAATATGGCGAGGTCAGATACGCGATATGGTTTGAAAACGGACCTTATCGGGAAGATATAATGTCTGTCTATTTGAGTGGAAATGGGGGGATTGATTGGATAAAGGTTGATTCTATCGGCCCGGTTTCAGGGTGCGGGGGGAGTTGGCAAACTCGATCGTTCCTGATGAATTTCCATATCGGCAATAGTTCACAAGTCCGAGTGAAATTTGTTGTCTCCGACTATAATCAATCAGGCATTGAAGCCGGTTTGGATGCATTCAGAGTTTTGCTACATAGTTCAGATCCATTAGAAATACCCGATCAAGCTTTTTCGGAATGGACGAAAGGGGAGCCATATACAGCGCAGGTGTATGCCATTGGGGGGTTAGGTGATATTGCATTTAACGATATAGACGACAGTTTTAGTTTGGCCGGATTGGTATTGCATAGTGACGGATTGATTGAGGGGCAACTGACAAAAAGCGGTCAATTGAATTTGTTGGTTGAAGCCCTCAATGAAGTTGGTAATAGCGCAATGGGTATGATATCCTTTTTGGTCAATGAGCCGGTGGCGTTGCATACGTTCAGTCTTCCGGGAGGGATGATTCGTGAGAGTTATTCTCAGCAGTTGAATGCTGATGGCGGTACGGGTGAGTTGATATGGATTGATAAGTATGGAGATTTGGAGGGGACGGGATTGAGTTTATCGTCGACGGGATTGGTCTCGGGGGTGGTTGAGGATCCCAGGTTGATTGGTTTCACGGTTTACATATCGGATATAACAGGTAGTGATCAGGAATGGACGTATGAGATGAATTTTGAATATATCGATGGTGACGCTAATGGTGATAATGTAGTCAATGTTGGTGATGCGGTATTTATTATCAATCATGTTTTCAAGCATGGTCCGTCTCCTTATCCTTACCTTGCGGCCGATACTAATTGTGATGGTGATGTAAACATCGGTGATGCGGTTTATTTAGTGAATCATATCTTCAAGGATTGGCCGGCACCGGGCTGTTAA